From Cellulomonas chengniuliangii, the proteins below share one genomic window:
- the ald gene encoding alanine dehydrogenase produces the protein MRIGIPTEVKNREYRVAITPAGVDQLVTAGHEVLVQAGAGSGSAISDALYADAGAQVLPRAADVWEGADLVCKVKEPVPSEYGYLREDLVLFAYLHLAADKPTTDALLASGATAIAYETVQLEDGSLPLLAPMSEVAGRLAAQVGAYHLMKSVGGSGKLLGGVPGVDAATVVVIGGGVAGRNAAEIARGMRADVTVLDVSSRRLRELDMEFQGSVRTLASNAYTLEREVADADLVIGAVLVPGARAPRLVSTELISRMRPGSVLVDVAVDQGGCFEPTRPTTHDEPTFRVGGAVLYAVANMPGVVPVTSTRALTNATLPYLSALADHGWRAATTADPALAAGLTVHGGSLLSPEIAAAHGYTASAPPGLPG, from the coding sequence ATGAGGATCGGCATCCCGACCGAGGTCAAGAACCGCGAGTACCGCGTCGCCATCACCCCCGCCGGCGTCGACCAGCTCGTCACCGCCGGGCACGAGGTCTTGGTGCAGGCGGGCGCCGGTTCCGGGTCCGCCATCTCGGACGCGCTGTACGCCGACGCGGGCGCGCAGGTCCTTCCTCGGGCCGCGGACGTGTGGGAGGGCGCCGACCTGGTCTGCAAGGTCAAAGAGCCGGTCCCGTCGGAGTACGGGTACCTGCGCGAGGACCTCGTGCTCTTCGCCTACCTGCACCTGGCGGCCGACAAGCCCACCACCGACGCGCTGCTGGCCTCCGGCGCCACCGCCATCGCCTACGAGACCGTCCAGCTCGAGGACGGCTCGCTCCCGCTGCTGGCGCCCATGAGCGAGGTGGCCGGCCGGTTGGCGGCGCAGGTCGGCGCGTACCACCTGATGAAGAGCGTCGGCGGCTCGGGCAAGCTCCTCGGCGGGGTGCCCGGTGTGGACGCCGCCACGGTGGTGGTGATCGGCGGTGGCGTGGCCGGGCGCAACGCCGCCGAGATCGCGCGCGGGATGCGGGCCGACGTCACAGTGCTGGACGTGTCATCCCGGCGGCTGCGGGAACTCGACATGGAGTTCCAGGGGTCCGTGCGCACCCTCGCTTCCAACGCCTACACCCTCGAGCGCGAGGTCGCGGACGCCGACCTCGTGATCGGCGCTGTGCTGGTCCCGGGCGCGCGCGCCCCCCGACTGGTCAGCACCGAGCTGATCAGCCGGATGCGGCCCGGCTCGGTGCTCGTCGACGTCGCCGTGGACCAGGGCGGGTGCTTCGAGCCGACCCGGCCGACCACTCACGACGAGCCGACGTTCCGAGTCGGGGGCGCGGTCCTGTACGCCGTCGCCAACATGCCCGGGGTGGTCCCCGTCACCTCCACGCGCGCTCTGACGAACGCGACGCTGCCCTACCTCAGCGCGCTCGCGGACCACGGGTGGCGGGCCGCCACCACCGCCGACCCGGCGCTCGCCGCCGGGCTGACCGTCCACGGCGGGAGCCTCCTCAGCCCCGAGATCGCCGCCGCGCATGGGTACACGGCGTCGGCCCCGCCAGGGCTCCCAGGCTGA
- a CDS encoding amino acid permease yields MAIQRRVKSIEQAIAETEEPDRRLKRDLRAVDLISFGIGVIIGTGIFVLTGQQAAVNAGPAVTISFLLAGITCAFAALCYAELASSVPVAGSAYTYTYATLGELAAWVIGWDLLLELMLGAAVVARGWSAYLQTLFDLPSWLAGTQASPDWSAAAIVAALTAMLLFGAKDAGRFTGALVVVKVAVVFIVIVVGARYIDTANYSPFIPPAERVPVESADVLRQPIVQAFLGVEPTVYGVYGILAAASVVFFAYIGFDIVATTAEETKNPQRDVPRGILGSLAICTLLYMAVAATITGMVPYQELNDADPLAQAFVTLGVTWAAKLIALGAVVGITTVILVLMLGQSRVLFAMARDRLLPERLARVNRHGAPSTITVVIGLGVALLAAFVPLSELSELVSIGTLFAFTVVCIAVPVLRRTQPNLRRPFHTPWVPVVPILGVATCVWLMLNLPVETWLRFVVWMAIGLVIYVAYGRRHSRLVPGGPSAPAPEPRETGR; encoded by the coding sequence ATGGCCATCCAGCGTCGCGTCAAGAGCATCGAGCAGGCCATCGCGGAGACGGAAGAGCCCGATCGGCGGCTCAAGCGGGACCTGCGGGCCGTCGACCTGATCTCCTTCGGGATCGGCGTCATCATCGGCACCGGCATCTTCGTGCTCACCGGGCAGCAGGCGGCCGTGAACGCGGGGCCCGCGGTGACGATCTCGTTCCTGCTCGCCGGCATCACCTGCGCCTTCGCGGCCCTGTGCTACGCGGAGCTCGCCTCGAGCGTCCCCGTCGCGGGGAGCGCCTACACGTACACGTACGCGACCCTCGGCGAGTTGGCCGCGTGGGTCATCGGCTGGGACCTGCTGCTCGAGCTGATGCTGGGAGCGGCCGTCGTCGCGCGAGGATGGTCCGCCTACCTGCAGACCCTGTTCGACCTGCCCAGCTGGCTGGCCGGCACGCAGGCGAGCCCGGACTGGTCGGCGGCGGCCATCGTGGCGGCCCTGACGGCCATGCTGCTGTTCGGGGCGAAGGACGCCGGGCGCTTCACCGGCGCCCTGGTCGTCGTGAAGGTCGCGGTCGTCTTCATCGTCATCGTGGTGGGCGCCCGCTACATCGACACCGCGAACTACAGCCCGTTCATCCCGCCGGCGGAGCGGGTGCCCGTGGAGAGCGCCGACGTGCTCCGACAACCCATCGTCCAGGCGTTCTTGGGAGTGGAGCCGACCGTCTACGGCGTCTACGGCATCCTCGCGGCGGCGTCCGTGGTGTTCTTCGCCTACATCGGGTTCGACATCGTGGCGACGACCGCCGAGGAGACGAAGAACCCGCAGCGGGACGTGCCGCGGGGGATCCTCGGGTCGCTGGCGATCTGCACCCTCCTGTACATGGCGGTGGCGGCCACGATCACGGGCATGGTGCCGTACCAGGAGCTCAACGACGCCGACCCGCTCGCCCAGGCGTTCGTGACCCTGGGCGTGACATGGGCCGCGAAGCTCATCGCGCTCGGCGCCGTGGTGGGCATCACCACGGTGATCCTGGTGCTGATGCTGGGCCAGTCGCGGGTGCTCTTCGCGATGGCCCGCGACCGGCTGCTGCCCGAACGGCTCGCCCGGGTGAACCGGCACGGCGCCCCGTCGACGATCACCGTGGTGATCGGGCTCGGCGTGGCGCTGCTGGCCGCGTTCGTCCCGTTGAGCGAGCTGTCGGAGCTGGTGAGCATCGGCACCCTGTTCGCCTTCACGGTCGTGTGCATCGCCGTGCCGGTGCTGCGACGCACGCAGCCGAACCTGCGCCGGCCCTTCCACACGCCGTGGGTGCCGGTCGTGCCCATCCTCGGCGTGGCGACGTGCGTGTGGCTGATGCTGAACCTGCCCGTCGAGACGTGGCTGCGGTTCGTGGTGTGGATGGCGATCGGACTGGTGATCTACGTCGCCTACGGCCGTCGCCACAGCCGACTCGTCCCGGGCGGGCCCTCCGCGCCGGCGCCGGAGCCGCGCGAGACGGGGCGGTAG
- a CDS encoding dihydrofolate reductase family protein translates to MTLTQYYVAASMDGHIADADGSLDWLLQFNDAEGVGEHIEAFMADVGALAMGASTYEFLLGEPEWPYPGLPAIVFTHRDLPRFPDADITLTSDDVADVHARLVEAAAGRNVWLVGGGGLVAQFAERGLIDEIWLGIAPVVLGGGAPLLPARLPGVWDLQDVERLGRSFVELRYRRQGAGQE, encoded by the coding sequence ATGACCCTCACGCAGTACTACGTCGCAGCGAGCATGGACGGGCACATCGCCGACGCGGACGGCTCGCTGGACTGGTTGCTCCAGTTCAACGACGCCGAGGGCGTGGGCGAGCACATCGAGGCCTTCATGGCCGACGTGGGCGCGCTGGCGATGGGCGCCTCGACGTACGAGTTCCTCCTGGGTGAGCCGGAGTGGCCGTACCCCGGCCTGCCTGCCATCGTCTTCACCCACCGCGACCTGCCGCGGTTCCCGGACGCCGACATCACCCTGACCAGCGACGACGTGGCCGACGTGCACGCGCGGCTGGTCGAGGCCGCCGCCGGCCGGAACGTGTGGCTCGTGGGGGGCGGCGGCCTCGTCGCCCAGTTCGCCGAGCGTGGGCTGATCGACGAGATCTGGCTGGGCATCGCGCCGGTGGTGCTGGGCGGTGGCGCGCCGCTGCTGCCCGCCCGCCTCCCCGGCGTGTGGGACCTCCAGGACGTCGAGCGGCTCGGCCGCTCCTTCGTCGAGCTCCGTTACCGGCGGCAGGGCGCTGGTCAGGAATGA
- a CDS encoding M3 family metallopeptidase yields MTTTDLDPANPFATESTLPYGLPDFTRIREEHYLPALVAGMAQQREEIERIATDPEDPTPENTLEALERSGRLLHRAATAFFNQSSSDSTPGLEAIEEEVAPLLAAHQDALYLDGRVYARLEALDAAVESGELALEPDTAWLLHQQRTAFVRAGIGLDAQAQDRLRALNAEITTLETAFGRKLLAGANAAAVLVTDEAELDGLSPDARAAARQAATDRGHTGAWLIELQLPTQQAPLASLRDRALRERLHTASVTRGATGGEHDTRDTVLELVRLRAERARLLGYEHHAAYIAEDATAKTSEAATGILTQLAPAAVANARAEAADLQRALERDVPGATLEAWDWAYYAEQVRKERRSLDDSLLRPYLELERVLHDGVFRAATALYGIRFTERTDLVGYHPDVRVFEVHEEDGTPLGLFLGDFWTRESKRGGAWMNNLVDQSSLLGEKPVVVNNLNIPKPPAGEPTLLTWDEVITMFHEFGHALHGLFSDVRHPSQSGTEVPRDFVEYPSQVNEMWAWEPSILRAYAVHHVTGEPMPQEWVDTMLASRLDNEGFATTEYLAAALLDQAWYQLAPGEAPTDVADVVPFEAAALERAGVAFGPVPPRYRTTYFNHVFGGGYSAGYYSYIWSEVLDADTVTWFEENGGLSRENGERFRRTLLAKGGSGDPMDAFRELRGRDPQIAPLLARRGLLAAAATPGD; encoded by the coding sequence ATGACGACGACCGACCTCGACCCGGCCAACCCCTTCGCCACCGAGTCCACGCTCCCGTACGGGCTGCCCGACTTCACGCGCATCCGCGAGGAGCACTACCTGCCGGCGCTCGTCGCCGGCATGGCGCAGCAGCGCGAGGAGATCGAGCGGATCGCGACCGACCCCGAGGACCCGACCCCCGAGAACACCCTCGAGGCGCTCGAGCGGTCCGGGCGGCTGCTGCACCGCGCCGCCACGGCGTTCTTCAACCAGTCCAGCTCCGACTCGACGCCCGGCCTCGAGGCGATCGAGGAAGAGGTGGCGCCGTTGCTGGCGGCGCACCAGGACGCGCTCTACCTCGACGGGCGTGTCTATGCCCGCCTCGAGGCCCTGGACGCCGCGGTGGAGTCCGGCGAGCTGGCGCTGGAGCCCGACACCGCCTGGCTGCTGCACCAGCAGCGCACCGCGTTCGTGCGCGCCGGCATCGGGCTCGACGCCCAGGCCCAGGACCGGCTGCGCGCGCTCAACGCGGAGATCACCACACTCGAGACAGCGTTCGGCCGCAAGCTGCTCGCCGGCGCGAACGCCGCCGCGGTGCTGGTGACCGACGAGGCCGAGCTCGACGGCCTCTCGCCCGACGCCCGCGCCGCGGCCCGCCAGGCCGCGACCGACCGCGGCCACACGGGCGCCTGGCTCATCGAGCTCCAGCTGCCCACGCAGCAGGCGCCCCTGGCGAGCCTGCGCGACCGGGCGCTGCGGGAGCGCCTGCACACGGCCTCGGTCACCCGCGGGGCGACCGGCGGCGAGCACGACACCCGCGACACCGTCCTCGAGCTGGTGCGGCTGCGGGCCGAGCGGGCGCGCCTGCTCGGCTACGAGCACCACGCCGCCTACATCGCGGAGGACGCCACCGCCAAGACCTCCGAGGCCGCCACCGGCATCCTCACCCAGCTGGCGCCAGCCGCCGTGGCGAACGCCCGGGCCGAGGCAGCCGACCTGCAGCGCGCCCTCGAGCGCGACGTCCCCGGCGCCACGCTCGAGGCCTGGGACTGGGCGTACTACGCCGAGCAGGTCCGCAAGGAGCGCCGCTCGCTCGACGACTCGCTGCTGCGGCCCTACCTCGAGCTCGAGCGAGTTCTCCACGACGGGGTGTTCCGCGCCGCGACGGCGCTCTACGGCATCCGGTTCACCGAGCGGACGGACCTCGTGGGCTACCACCCCGACGTGCGCGTCTTCGAGGTCCACGAGGAGGACGGCACGCCGCTTGGCCTGTTCCTCGGCGACTTCTGGACGCGTGAGTCGAAGCGCGGCGGGGCGTGGATGAACAACCTGGTCGACCAGTCGAGCCTGCTCGGCGAGAAGCCGGTGGTGGTCAACAACCTCAACATCCCGAAGCCGCCCGCGGGGGAGCCGACGCTGCTCACGTGGGACGAGGTCATCACGATGTTCCACGAGTTCGGGCACGCGCTGCACGGGCTGTTCTCCGACGTGCGCCACCCCTCCCAGTCCGGCACCGAGGTGCCGCGCGACTTCGTCGAGTACCCGTCCCAGGTCAACGAGATGTGGGCCTGGGAGCCGTCGATCCTGCGCGCGTACGCGGTGCACCACGTCACCGGCGAGCCCATGCCGCAGGAGTGGGTCGACACGATGCTCGCCTCCCGCCTCGACAACGAGGGCTTCGCCACGACCGAGTACCTGGCCGCCGCGTTGCTCGACCAGGCCTGGTACCAGCTCGCGCCGGGCGAGGCGCCCACGGACGTCGCCGACGTGGTGCCGTTCGAGGCTGCGGCGCTCGAGCGGGCCGGGGTGGCGTTCGGCCCGGTCCCGCCGCGCTACCGCACGACGTACTTCAACCACGTGTTCGGCGGCGGCTACTCGGCCGGCTACTACTCGTACATCTGGTCCGAGGTCCTCGACGCGGACACCGTCACCTGGTTCGAGGAGAACGGCGGCCTCAGCCGCGAGAACGGCGAGCGGTTCCGCCGCACGCTGCTCGCGAAGGGCGGGTCGGGAGACCCGATGGACGCCTTCCGCGAGCTTCGGGGCCGCGACCCGCAGATCGCCCCGCTGCTCGCGCGCCGTGGGCTGCTCGCGGCCGCGGCCACGCCGGGCGACTGA
- a CDS encoding toxin, with translation MPEQPRRVRVVGNSGSGKTTFARRLAVILGVPHLELDEVFWAADWTKRDVGEARAVINGFVSSAHDGWVADGNWAAGTEGMLEDADAFVWLDYPRRTVMPRVIRRTLRRGLLRTELWHGNREDLRNLVSRDPEQNVVLWSWTAHTSNRARYAALAAESSTPVVCLRRPRDARRWLATLSH, from the coding sequence ATGCCCGAACAGCCCCGCCGTGTCCGCGTCGTCGGCAACTCCGGCTCCGGCAAGACGACGTTCGCCCGTCGCCTCGCCGTCATCCTCGGGGTTCCGCACCTGGAGCTCGACGAGGTCTTCTGGGCCGCGGACTGGACCAAGCGGGATGTCGGCGAGGCGCGGGCGGTGATCAACGGGTTCGTGTCGTCGGCGCACGACGGCTGGGTGGCCGACGGCAACTGGGCCGCCGGGACCGAGGGCATGCTCGAGGATGCCGACGCGTTCGTCTGGCTCGACTACCCGCGCCGGACGGTGATGCCGCGGGTGATCCGGCGGACCCTCCGCCGAGGGCTGTTGCGGACGGAGCTGTGGCACGGCAACCGGGAGGACCTGCGCAACCTCGTGAGCCGAGACCCGGAGCAGAACGTGGTGCTCTGGTCGTGGACGGCGCACACGTCGAACCGTGCCCGGTACGCCGCGCTCGCTGCCGAGTCCTCGACACCTGTGGTGTGCCTTCGCAGGCCGCGCGATGCTCGCCGCTGGCTAGCGACGCTCTCACACTGA
- a CDS encoding M20/M25/M40 family metallo-hydrolase, giving the protein MSAGEDRASTTAPVGAPAAPSGHPTAEDEVVRICQELIRIDTSNYGDGTGPGERAAAEYVMGLLTEVGLSPEYFESEPGRANVVVRLEGRDRERPALVLHGHLDVVPAQASDWSVDPFSGEEKDGLIWGRGAVDMKDMDAMMLAVVRQMAREGRKPARDVVLAFFADEEAGGVHGARWAVDNRPDLFEGATEAISEVGGFSVEVDGRRAYLLQTAEKGIGWLRLVADGRAGHGSQVNHDNAVTHLAAAVARIGQHPWPLALTPTVERLLRGVADLTGLPFDPHDPQTVDRLVHALGPASRFVGATLRNTANPTQLSAGYKANVIPGRAEAVIDGRFLPGHESQLMSTLHELAGPEVRIEVLHRDVALEVPFEGELVDAMAAALLAEDPGAAVLPYTLSGGTDNKSLSVLGITGYGFAPLRLPGAMDFSAMFHGVDERVPTDALRFGVRVLDRLLQTA; this is encoded by the coding sequence ATGTCCGCAGGTGAAGACCGTGCCTCGACCACCGCGCCCGTCGGCGCCCCCGCCGCGCCGAGCGGCCATCCCACCGCTGAGGACGAGGTCGTCCGGATCTGCCAGGAGCTGATCCGCATCGACACCTCCAACTACGGCGACGGGACGGGACCGGGGGAGCGCGCCGCCGCCGAGTACGTCATGGGCCTGCTGACCGAGGTCGGCCTGTCTCCCGAGTACTTCGAGAGCGAGCCCGGCCGCGCCAACGTCGTGGTGCGGCTCGAGGGGCGGGACCGCGAGCGTCCGGCGCTCGTCCTGCACGGGCACCTGGACGTCGTTCCCGCGCAGGCTTCCGACTGGTCGGTCGACCCGTTCTCCGGCGAGGAGAAGGACGGCCTGATCTGGGGCCGCGGCGCGGTGGACATGAAGGACATGGACGCGATGATGCTCGCGGTCGTGCGGCAGATGGCCCGCGAGGGACGCAAGCCCGCGCGCGACGTGGTGCTCGCGTTCTTCGCCGACGAGGAGGCGGGCGGGGTGCACGGCGCCCGTTGGGCGGTGGACAACCGCCCCGACCTCTTCGAGGGGGCGACCGAGGCGATCAGCGAGGTCGGCGGCTTCTCCGTCGAGGTCGACGGGCGCCGCGCGTACCTGCTGCAGACCGCCGAGAAGGGCATCGGATGGCTGCGCCTGGTCGCCGACGGTCGGGCGGGCCACGGCAGCCAGGTCAACCACGACAACGCCGTCACCCACCTCGCAGCCGCGGTGGCGCGCATCGGCCAGCACCCGTGGCCGCTGGCCCTGACGCCCACGGTCGAGAGGCTGCTGCGCGGTGTCGCCGACCTCACGGGCCTCCCGTTCGACCCCCACGACCCGCAGACCGTGGACCGGCTCGTGCACGCCCTGGGCCCGGCCTCGCGCTTCGTCGGCGCCACGCTGCGCAACACCGCGAACCCCACCCAGCTCAGCGCCGGGTACAAGGCCAATGTGATCCCCGGCCGAGCGGAGGCCGTGATCGACGGCCGCTTCCTGCCCGGGCACGAGTCGCAGCTCATGTCGACCCTGCACGAGCTGGCGGGCCCGGAGGTCCGCATCGAGGTGCTGCACCGGGACGTGGCGCTCGAGGTCCCGTTCGAGGGCGAGCTGGTCGACGCGATGGCCGCCGCGCTGCTCGCGGAGGACCCAGGCGCCGCGGTGCTGCCCTACACGCTCTCCGGCGGCACGGACAACAAGTCGCTGTCCGTGCTCGGCATCACCGGCTACGGGTTCGCCCCGCTGCGGCTGCCGGGGGCGATGGACTTCTCGGCGATGTTCCACGGAGTGGACGAGCGGGTGCCGACGGACGCGCTGCGGTTCGGCGTGCGGGTGCTCGACCGCCTGCTGCAGACCGCCTGA
- a CDS encoding DUF5703 family protein has protein sequence MTDRLTGRPGRRLSNVPGPQFEYRVLTFPGSVSRGDTRRRLTEEAEYGRWELARSRLYAGGERKVWLRRKIIRVRSTLDLAADVD, from the coding sequence ATGACCGACAGGCTCACAGGACGTCCCGGCCGGCGGCTCAGCAACGTCCCCGGCCCGCAGTTCGAGTACCGGGTTCTCACCTTCCCCGGATCGGTCAGCCGCGGCGACACCCGCCGGCGGTTGACCGAGGAGGCCGAGTACGGGCGGTGGGAGCTCGCCCGCTCCCGGCTGTACGCCGGCGGGGAGCGGAAGGTGTGGCTCCGGCGCAAGATCATCCGGGTGCGCAGCACGCTCGACCTGGCCGCCGACGTCGACTGA
- a CDS encoding primosomal protein, which produces MTADPRAALDRLIAALEAHYLALATRRGEDDPAVDDAYDILADAFEVYDDALATVYGEATPFELADDDDDDDDDEDDEDEDDESFGGARSDVHVTDDDEDDYDDLDLIDGPRSQES; this is translated from the coding sequence ATGACCGCCGACCCTCGTGCTGCGCTTGACCGCTTGATCGCCGCCCTCGAAGCCCATTACCTCGCACTGGCCACCCGTCGAGGCGAGGACGACCCGGCGGTGGACGACGCCTACGACATCCTGGCGGACGCCTTCGAGGTCTACGACGACGCGCTGGCCACGGTGTACGGCGAGGCGACGCCCTTCGAGCTCGCCGACGACGATGATGACGATGACGATGACGAAGACGACGAGGATGAGGACGACGAGTCCTTCGGCGGGGCTCGCAGCGACGTCCACGTCACGGACGACGATGAGGACGACTACGACGACCTCGACCTGATCGACGGCCCTCGGAGCCAGGAGTCCTGA
- a CDS encoding aldo/keto reductase, with product MEQRQVGRTGLRVSHLGLGTLTWSRDTDEHEAREQLRDFVDAGGTLVDTSASYADGGAEELIGSLLGDVVSREDVVLCTKAGVRRTAGGGVVDASRGGLLNTLDASLARLRTDHVDLWLVQTPDPRTPLTETISALRLAVTSGRARYVGLSNHAGWQVARAATLMADDVGLAAVEAEYSLLQRGIEREVLPAAADLGVGLLAWSPLGRGVLTGKYRRTIPADSRAASPHLAGFVEPYLGADSLAVVEAVAIAAQGLDRSPLDVALAWLRVRAQVSSAIVGARTAAQLRASLAAEDVQLPPEILRALDEVSAPELGYPERR from the coding sequence ATGGAACAGCGCCAGGTCGGCCGCACGGGTCTTCGCGTCTCCCATCTCGGCCTGGGCACGCTGACGTGGAGCCGCGACACGGACGAGCACGAGGCCCGTGAGCAGCTCCGCGACTTCGTCGACGCGGGCGGCACGCTGGTCGACACGTCGGCGTCGTACGCCGACGGCGGCGCCGAGGAGCTGATCGGCTCCCTGCTCGGCGACGTGGTGTCCCGCGAGGACGTCGTGCTGTGCACCAAGGCGGGCGTCCGTCGCACAGCCGGGGGCGGGGTCGTGGACGCCTCCCGCGGCGGGCTGCTGAACACGCTGGACGCCTCGCTGGCCCGGCTGCGCACCGACCACGTGGACCTGTGGCTGGTGCAGACCCCCGACCCCCGCACGCCGCTCACGGAGACGATCTCCGCCCTGCGGCTCGCCGTCACGAGCGGGCGCGCCCGCTACGTCGGACTCTCCAACCACGCGGGCTGGCAGGTCGCCCGGGCGGCGACCCTGATGGCCGACGACGTGGGGCTCGCCGCCGTCGAGGCGGAGTACTCCCTGCTGCAGCGCGGGATCGAGCGCGAGGTGCTGCCCGCGGCCGCCGACCTGGGCGTCGGGCTGCTCGCCTGGTCGCCCCTGGGGCGGGGGGTCCTGACCGGCAAGTACCGGCGCACGATCCCCGCTGACTCCCGCGCGGCATCCCCCCACCTGGCCGGGTTCGTGGAGCCCTACCTGGGCGCCGACTCGCTGGCGGTGGTGGAGGCCGTCGCGATCGCGGCGCAGGGCCTGGACCGCAGCCCGCTCGACGTGGCGCTGGCCTGGCTGCGAGTGCGGGCGCAGGTGTCGTCCGCCATCGTCGGGGCGCGCACCGCGGCGCAGCTGCGCGCCTCCCTCGCCGCGGAGGACGTCCAGCTCCCGCCGGAGATCCTGCGCGCGCTGGACGAGGTCAGCGCGCCCGAGCTGGGGTATCCCGAGCGCCGCTGA
- a CDS encoding undecaprenyl-diphosphate phosphatase → MGTWEAIVLGLVQGLTEFLPVSSSAHLRIVGELIGSADPGAAFTAITQIGTETAVLMYFRRDIASICRAWWRSVRGDRGADLRARLGAPRGQAPDHEALMAWFIALGSVPIVVLGLAFQDKIEGPFRNLWLVVLTLAAFALVLGWADKVGAKQRPLTELNTKHAVLFGFAQAMALIPGVSRSGGTITGGLLMGYTREAAARYSFLLALPAVFGSGLYQLAKSVGEFGQNGTPSFGATLVATVVAFAVGYVVIIAFLKIVSTFSYRPFVVYRLALAAIVAILLLTGVLDPIGAQPPAAL, encoded by the coding sequence ATGGGTACATGGGAAGCAATCGTCCTCGGGCTGGTGCAGGGGCTCACCGAGTTCCTCCCGGTGTCGTCGAGCGCGCATCTGCGCATCGTCGGCGAGCTCATCGGCTCGGCTGACCCGGGAGCGGCCTTCACGGCGATCACCCAGATCGGCACCGAGACCGCCGTCCTGATGTACTTCCGGCGGGACATCGCGAGCATCTGCCGCGCCTGGTGGCGTTCGGTGCGCGGGGACCGGGGGGCCGACCTGCGGGCCCGGCTCGGCGCGCCGCGCGGCCAGGCCCCCGACCACGAGGCCCTCATGGCCTGGTTCATCGCGCTCGGGTCCGTGCCCATCGTGGTGCTGGGCCTGGCCTTCCAGGACAAGATCGAGGGCCCGTTCCGCAACCTCTGGCTCGTGGTGCTCACCCTCGCGGCGTTCGCCCTCGTGCTCGGCTGGGCGGACAAGGTCGGAGCCAAGCAGCGCCCCCTCACCGAGCTCAACACCAAGCACGCGGTGCTGTTCGGGTTCGCCCAGGCCATGGCGTTGATCCCCGGCGTCTCCCGCTCCGGGGGCACCATCACCGGTGGGCTGCTGATGGGGTACACCCGCGAGGCAGCGGCCCGGTACTCGTTCCTGCTCGCGCTGCCCGCGGTGTTCGGCTCGGGCCTGTACCAGCTCGCGAAGAGCGTGGGGGAGTTCGGGCAGAACGGCACGCCAAGCTTCGGCGCGACGCTGGTGGCCACCGTGGTGGCGTTCGCGGTGGGCTACGTCGTGATCATCGCGTTCCTCAAGATCGTCTCCACGTTCAGCTACCGCCCGTTCGTGGTCTACCGGCTGGCGCTCGCCGCGATCGTCGCGATCCTGCTGCTCACCGGGGTGCTCGACCCGATCGGCGCCCAGCCTCCCGCGGCGCTGTAG